In Heteronotia binoei isolate CCM8104 ecotype False Entrance Well chromosome 1, APGP_CSIRO_Hbin_v1, whole genome shotgun sequence, the genomic window TGATGAATTCTCAGAGGTCATCAAAGCACTGAAAAACCATGAGGACAAGATGAGGGTAGTGCTAAACAAAGCAGACCAGATTGAGACACAGCAGCTTATGAGGGTTTATGGTGCTCTCATGTGGTCTTTAGGGAAAATTGTCAACACTCCTGAGGTGATCAGGGTCTACATTGGTTCCTTCTGGTCCCACCCTCTGCTGATCCCAGATAATCGCAAGCTATTTGAGGCAGAAGAGCAAGACCTCTTCAGAGATATCCAGAGTCTTCCTCGGAATGCAGCACTTCGAAAACTGAATGATCTCATTAAAAGAGCACGGCTAGCCAAGGTGGGTTTTCCTTGGGGCATGCCCAAATGTATCAAATGACACCACGGCTCTGTATTCTGAAATTAATTGGGTGttcagaaataaaaaagaaatttgAAGAAATTAGAATCCAGTCCTTCCACTGAACTAAACTGCAGTTAAACCCTAATCTCTTTTGCTGGTAACAGTGTGAGTGAGAAAACAGTTCATGAAGATGGGTGTGTAAGTTTGTGGTTAACTATCTAAAATTCTTTTTCTGTGAAGATTTACTAAATATTCTTAATTTCATTTCTCTGGCATTTTACAGTAATGAATATTTTTACAGTTATCTCATTCATCTTTAGGCTACCCATTTGAACCACATTTGAACATTCTTCCACTAATCCCATTGTTACCTTTAAAAATTATGTTGCCCTTTTTGATGCTTCTAGGTTCATGCTTACATCATTAGCTCACTGAAGAAAGAAATGCCATCTGTATTTGGGAAGGATAATAAGAAGAAAGAGCTTGTGAACAACTTGGGTGAGATTTATGCACGAATTGAACGGGAGCATCAGATTTCACCAGGAGACTTCCCTAATCTAAAAAAGATGCAGGTAAGTGCCAGATATGGTAGGAAACCTGAGAACTGGGACAAACAGCTCTTTTAGAACATCTCTGAATAGGAAAGCTAAGTTCTTCTGCAGGGGGTTAAAAGGAATATGGAAGAGAACGTGGGCTTCAGTCCAGATAGAAGAAAACATTTTGCCATAGTTCTTAAGTTTCATGCAATGGAACCATTTTGATATGTGTTCATTAAAACACAACACACAGATTGTAAAAGCTAAGTAGGTAGAAGTGAGATCTTTCAAGGTGAAGCAGTACATATCTCTATTGTTCCAGAAGGAGACTTCTTATAAagattggggaaggagggaggaatggagATTGATTTCAGTAGACAGGGAGAGGTAAATCAGTCTCAAGGCTGAATAGACAGGAAAGAAATTTTACAAGCAAGGCTAAGCTATGTGGGAGACAGTAGCAGGTGTCTTGGCTTTTATACACATATAATTAGGAACCTGCAGAGACTTGTGGgaagcatctcattttcccctctccTACtatctcctctttccctttcctgaaagcccccaaggtgtctccccttttcctgcttccttctctccttctagggttgccaccaTGGAAATCTTTTGGAATCACAATGGATCATccagctacagagatcatttctcctttgggttgccagctccaagttgggaaattcctggagatttggaagtggaggTTGGGCAAGGGCAAGGTTGGGAGGAGGAAAGCAACgtcagcagggtatgatgccatagaaattacactccaaagcagccattttctccagaactgacCTCTATAATTAGAAGAGCAGTTGTAAGTCTGCGTGATCTCCAGCCCACACCTGGaggacaatggcagcacaatatacaaaatacaaatgtaccaaaaaatattgtgcaaatcacactATTAAATACCTTGTACAAATCATATTATATTGTGTAGAAACATACAGGAATTACCATATATTCAAAACATTTTAGCAATACAAAGTCTCAAatgtatttcagggaggaccccacaaAGTCTCTTATTTTCACAAAGAGAGTACTACGACTCAAAAACAAAGTTCcaaaggagtccctccgttgcttgccttcacgcaaccacTGTTTTTTAATTGCGTTCCACAATTAAAAACCAGTGCTTGCGTGAAGGCAAGCATTTTTCCTTCGGAAGCCGACAAGCAATGGAGGGactcctttggaattttgagtCGTAGTACTCTCTTTCTGAAAATAAGAGACTTTGTGGGGTCCTCCCTGAGATAATACATTTGAGACTTTGTGTTGCTAAGATATTTTGAATATATGGTAATTCCTGTATGTTTCTAcacaatataatataatttgtACAAGGTATTTAATAGTGTGATTTGCACAATAGTTTTTGGtacacacctggaggttggcaacactagttcccctagaaatgcctgctttggaggatggaatctATTCATtatacctctctgaggtccccccttcttcaccccaccccctccaggctgcacccccttagtctctaggaatttcctaacttggagttggctatcctatctccttctcacccaacagccaacctacctttatatACCCCTCTGTCTtaagctttccctcccctcccccgcatgTTTTCTCTAGCAAACTACAGCCTAATTGTGTGGTGCCAGCCACTGGACCAAGCCCACTGGAATGGTAGGAAACCTTCAAAGACTCATGAGGGGATGCCttactttcccctgtatccctctccccacactatttcccttGTCCCTCCCTCTTGCAACCCCAATATTCTTTCCCCTTTACTGGCCTCCTGCTCTCCTTTTCAGGCAGTCACCAGCTCAACTTTtatttgcctccatcttcagttatatttattatttatttacttcatttataccccacttttctccccagtggagaccaaagcagcagCTTACATTATCCTCCTCTTTATGCACACAGTGACCCAGTGCAGTATGTTAGGctaaaagtgtgtgactggttcaaaatcattCAGTGAGATTCCACAGCAAACTGCGGATACAGACCTACATCTCCTGAACCCAACTCAGAAGCTATGCTATATCATGCTGGCTTTCattgggtggctgctgttgaacggtagcaagcagctgggcctagttgagtcatgcaagtaGGGTGGTATCAAGTTACTCAGAGGTTGCTGCCAGGGCTAGAGTTGCCGACTTCCAGATGGGGCctagaaatctcccagaattgcaatataactccagatgccagagatctCTCCATGAAGAAAATGCCTGTTTTggaaagtgaactctatggcattatatccggCTGAGGCCTAGTCAGGTTTGCCCCTAATGTatcttccctcaaaggccaaaataggcctggcaAGGGCCCTGTCTCTTCCTCCTACCTTTTACTGACCGTCTGAAATACTGTGGTTGACTAGCAACAGCCACATACTGAGGGAGtttgttgcttaaagctacaggcgctccttttatcatttttggattttttaaaaagccctcaaagtattttttttatatttcatattttcctGCAAATCTTGGGCCCTTGTCAGCTTTGTAAAAAGACTGccttgcctgttcacagctccagtcactggatttaagtattcaaAGACTGGCCGACTTCACATCAGAATATAAAATGTGCACTTCTCCTCTGACAAGCAGCATAACATAATATGTAACATTATGAGAAAGCAGTTCACTaaacccctctcccctcccccataatTGCATGATGATAGGACAATGTTAATGCAGTACTCAAGCATAGCATTTGTTTGGCATCTTATGCGGCCTCTGCTTCCCAACTCCGCAGGAATGAGTAGtaagggtaggcttcccaaccctcccgccctggcgggggaccccaggatttccaccctcttcccccgctcccacaaaaaacagaagcggggggagggggtggaaacggcgccggggagcatggcgagccgccccatcccagagcgggcgaggccgccgcgccactgccgccccctccccgcccaccacaactgctcctccgagatgggcccaggctgagcccatctcggaggagcagccaagaggctgcagcagcgcaggggagggtgaggcaggccaggagcatggcgagctgcgaatccgggcccttctaggacccagacttgcggctcgccatgcccccggcccgcctccacacaacccctccgattccacggcggagcgggcgaggccactgcgccgctgccgcctcttctctgctcgccgtggctgctcctccgagatgggctcaggctgagcccatctcggacgagcagccacggcgagcggaaaagaggcggcagcggcgtcaCCCGTTCCGaaacggggcggctcgccacgctccccggcgccgtttccccccctcccccctagctccaccccagtgtcttctggctccacgcccaaagtctcctggctccacccccaaagcccccagatatttctggggttggacttgacaaccctaagtaagggactttaaaaaatatatgttcTTGTTAAGCTGCTTCACAGCCTCAGGAGGGGATGAAAATTCTGGCATTAACATGACATAGACATTGAACAGCTTTACATACTAGCCATTTTAACTGATGGCAGGGGGTAGTTTGCCTTCAATAAATATCATTAAAGACTTTTGGGCTAACTTCTGGAAACATACATTACAGATTTTGAAATGACTTCACTGGTTGCCAGTCtgtttctgagttcaattcaagcTGCTAGATATGACCTTTGAAGCCCTTTACAACTTAGGGCCATGGCAGTTTTTCTGGAAAAAGCTGTGCTGGAACTCTCATGAGGtaaataaaggagaaacacacaagtgCTCCTCATTaacacattttttgagaatttgttTCCACGAaaaggttccagaactccgttcTGTTATGTTCCCCCaggaagaaaaagccctgcttagagcCCACATATTTGAAAGGGTCATCCtcttccattagggttgccagctcccaagtggggcctggagatctggtctccagactacataaatcagtttccctgaagaaaatggctgctttgggtggACTGTacagcattatatcctgctgaggtctgtttcctccccaaaccttgggaggtggtgggctttccttccttggaggtttttaaacagaggctggatggccatctgacagcaatgaagatcctgtgaatttagggggaggtatttgtgagtatgGCCCTAAATTgagaagaataggtttaaggaactagaactGATaggcagagtgcctgaagaactatggacagaggttggtgacattgtacagaaggcagcaatcagcactatcccaaagaaaaagaaatgcaagaaagcaaagtggctgtctgatgaagctttacaaatagctgaggaaagaaggaaagcgaaatgCAAAGGTGAAatgaaagattcacccaactgaatatagatttccagagaacagcaaggagagataaggaggccttcctgaaggaacaatgcaaagcaatagaggaaaataatagaatgggaagcacaagagatctcttcaagaaaattggagaaatcaagggaatattttatgcaaagatggccatgataaaggacaaaaatggtagggacctaacagaagcagaagagatcagggtgtcaagaatacaaagaagaattatacaagaaggatctcaatgtcccggacaaccatgacagtgaaatcgatgaccttgagccagacatcctggagagtgaagtcaaatgggctttagaaagcattactaacaacaaagcgagcggagatgatggtatcccagttgagctattcaaagtcctaaaagatgatgctgttaaagtgatgcacacattatgccaacaaatttggaaaacacaacagtggccacaggattggaaaatatcagtttatattccaatcccaaagaagggtaatgcgaaggaatgttcaaactatcgcaccgttgcactcatttcacatgccagcaaggtcatgttaaagatcctacaagctaggcttcagcagtatgtcgatcgggaactaccagaagttcaagctgggtttcggagagatagaggaactaaacatattgccaacatttgatggattatggagaaagcacgggagtatcagaaaaacgtctatttctgtttcattgactatgctaaagcctttgattgtgtggattacaacaaactgtggcaagtccttaaagagatgggagtaccagaccacctcacatgtctcctcagaaacctatataaggatcaagaagcaactgtcagaatgggatatggaacaactgattggtttagaataggaaaaggagttcgacaaggatgtatattgtcactctgcttatttaatttatatgcagagtacatcatgcggaatgctggcctggataaagcacaaaccggaattaagattgccaggaaaaacatcaacaacctcagatatgcagatgacactactataatgacagaaagtgaggcggacctaaagaacctcttgttgagggtgaaagaggagagcacaaaagtaggcttgaaactcagcataaaaaaaactaagatcatggcatccggccccatcacaccttggcaaatagaaggggaaaacatggaagtagtgacagacgtcacatttcttcactgcagatggtgactgtagccatgaaattaaaagacgtttgctccttgggagggcagctatggcgaacctgggcagtataataaaaagtagagccatcaccctgccaacaaaaatccatatagtcaaagcgatggtattcccagtagtaatgtatggctgtgagagctggaccataaggaaggccaagcgcagaagaatagatgcttttgagatttggtgctggagaagactcttgagggtcccttgtactgcaagaagatcaaatcagtcagtcctaagggaaatcaacccagactgttctctggaaggtcaaatgctgaagctgaagctcaaatattttggccaccaaatgagaagggagcactctctggagaagttcctgatgctaggaaagacagatggcaaaagaagaaggggacagcaaaagatgagatggctggacagtgttactgatgtaacaagcacaaatttaagcagacttcggaggatggtggaagacaggagggcctggtgtgactttgtccatggggttgcaaagagtcggactcgtctgtgcaactgaacagcaaaaatttgtgagtctcctgcattgtgcagggggttggactagatgaccctggaggtcccttccaactctgtgattctatgaaactccaccctccccaggtgcaatcccccaaatctccaggaatctggcaaccttatcttcCATATGTCCCTGTGTGCCAGCTACAGCTatcaggcagccatctgttggctTTCCCGCCACTTAGGGTGGCCTATCTGGCATGGAATGGGGCCTGGGCCGTTCCCCTCATGGGGCTCTAGTTACATGGAATGGGCTCCATTAAGAGACAAGACCAGCCCCCTCAGGGGTCTTCAGAAGGTGCTGCAAGGCCTGTCTGTTCACCAGGGGTTTAATAGCAGACATTTCTTaagtgggagagggggagggattgGGGGCCTCCTGTTTTACCTTTGGTTTCAGTTGGGGATGTTTAACCATTATTGTAAGATGCAATAAACCAagaggaaagatgggatataaattttttCATTAATAGGTACAAATAATAAATTAATCTTAAACAAAAAGGTTTCCTGTTGCTACTTTAATGTTATTAGTCAGTTCTGTCGGAGCAGATGGAAAACTTTTATCCTTTAATAAGAGAATGAAAGTACTCTTAGTCCAGAAAGCTCATTATTGTGGAAACTGGTCTCTTGGATGAAGCTAGTTTTTAAATGGGTCAATAAATCTCTTTGGATGCAATAGAAGTCATAGGAATAGGTAACATAAGGATTTGATCAGCACGTTTTTTAATTCCAGGGAGCTCAAAGTGGTTTATGtagccttctcctcctcttcctcctcctccattttattctcacaacaatcttatgaggtaggttagactgataTGTCTAACCATGTGTATGGCTCAGCTAAgttatgctgttttaattgttttaactacttataatttatctgatgttttaacttttgtaatccatcctgagcccacttgcaggaatggcagaatataaattgaaataataaataaatactttgtgACAGGCAGTTTTATATCAGAATATCTGAattgccttataccgaatcagacccttagttCACAAATGGTAGATCCAAGtaagtgggcagtcgtgttggtctgaagcaatagaactaaGCAGTAGACaatttgtacctttaagaccaactaagttttatttaaaatgtaagctttcgtatgctctaagcagacttcatcagaagtCTAATGGCTaatgccattccatttttgtctgatgaagtctgcttagagcatacgaaagcttacattctgaataaaacttggtcttaaaggtacagtttgtctactgctttgttctattagtTCACaagtgtcagtattgtctattcagattggTAGCAATTCTTCAGGGCTCAGGCAAAGGTTTTTCATAATACCTACCACTAGACTCTAgagcttttaactggagatgctggagattgaacttgggaccttctgcatgccaagcagatgctctaccactaagccatgacCAAGTGTGTGgtccaaagtcatccagtgagttttatagtgaacctgggtttccccatACCTAGTCCAGTATTGTATCCATTACACCATAATGGGGTTATTGCCTATAGTTTATTATACTTTCCTTATATGACAGTGTAACGTGGTACATTTTCTGGACCAAATATTAAGCAGAATGGTGCATCACTTTTCTGCTGCTTGAATTTATGTTGGAAGATGTAGGGAAGGGGATGTTGGATCCCCTTCTCTGGGAATCTGTAGATGTGTGCTTAGATTCTATAGAAATGCTGTAGGGTACAGCTGTGGCCCAAAAATCATATTCTTAAAAACAGTGTTTTTCCACAATCCACACTGGTCATAATTTAATACCTAATACTGCATAATTTGGGGGGTTCCTTGGTACAGACCTTTTTCAAAAGGAGAGTGTACACAGGCATCACATATCTGGAGGGGGGGACCCTTCTCTTTAAGATAGTAATGCACATTGTAGACAGCAGAAAGTTCTCATGGACCTCTTTCTTTTCCTATCCCCATTCTAGAGGGTTAGAATATGCAGTAGAACCAAAACAGCTGAGTTTGGTGCGTAGCTGTAAACACATCTCTACATTAAATTAGAACAGCACTAACCACATTGTGTTGTCATATCTCTTTCAGGAACAGCTGCAGGCTCAAGATTTCAGCAAGTTCCAGCCTCTTAAGAGCAAACTGCTAGATGCTGTGGAGGATATGCTAGCCAGTGACATTGCACAGCTCATGGTGCTGGTGCGTCAGGAAGAGTCCCAGAGGCCCGTCCAGATGGTGAAAGGGGGAGCCTTTGAAGGCACCCTGCATGGCCCATTTGGACATGGTTATGGcgaaggggcaggagaagggaTTGATGATGCAGAGTGGGTGGTGGCAAGGGACAAGCCTATGTATGATGAGATCTTCTACACGTTGTCACCTGTGGATGGAAAGATAACTGGGGCTAATGCCAAGAAGGAGATGGTGAGGTCCAAGCTGCCCAACACAGTGCTGGGCAAGATATGGAAACTGTCTGACATTGATAAAGATGGGATGCTGGATGATGAGGAATTTGCTTTGGCTAATCATCTTATAAAGGTCAAGCTGGAAGGTCATGAGCTTCCAAATGAGCTTCCTTCCCATCTCATCCCACCATCTAAGAGGAAATTAGCAGAGTGATATGCCTACTAATaagagattgggggaggggggaatggaagGAAAGGGAATATACTTGATGTATGTTTCAGCTGTGAGGTCACCTTTGGGTTATGATGACTTCTCTGGGTGAAGATCAACTGGATGCAAAGCTATGTCCAGTTCTTTCTCACGATTATATGCAATTAACTTTTCCCACATATGATTCTTGCTTCCCAATCTATGCTAATATAAGAGGAAA contains:
- the EHD3 gene encoding EH domain-containing protein 3; the protein is MFSWLGTDDRRRKDPEVFHTVSEGLKKLYKTKLLPLEEYYKFHEFHSPALEDADFDNKPMVLLVGQYSTGKTTFIRYLLEQDFPGMRIGPEPTTDSFIAVMQGDVEGIVPGNALVVDPKKPFRKLNAFGNAFLNRFVCAQLPNPVLESISIIDTPGILSGEKQRISRGYDFAAVLEWFAERVDRIILLFDAHKLDISDEFSEVIKALKNHEDKMRVVLNKADQIETQQLMRVYGALMWSLGKIVNTPEVIRVYIGSFWSHPLLIPDNRKLFEAEEQDLFRDIQSLPRNAALRKLNDLIKRARLAKVHAYIISSLKKEMPSVFGKDNKKKELVNNLGEIYARIEREHQISPGDFPNLKKMQEQLQAQDFSKFQPLKSKLLDAVEDMLASDIAQLMVLVRQEESQRPVQMVKGGAFEGTLHGPFGHGYGEGAGEGIDDAEWVVARDKPMYDEIFYTLSPVDGKITGANAKKEMVRSKLPNTVLGKIWKLSDIDKDGMLDDEEFALANHLIKVKLEGHELPNELPSHLIPPSKRKLAE